From Bacillota bacterium:
TTCCTGACTGCCGGCCAACATCAGTATCGAAGCAAGCATTATGCCGATACATGGAGTCCACCCCAAGGCCAGGGTAACACCGAACAGAAAGTAACCAATTTTACTCCGAGCAGGTCGGATATTTATTCCCAGGTGGTGGCTTAAGGCTTTAAACTGTAAAAAGCCCAACATTTGCAAGCCAAAAATAACCAGAACAATACCCGCCACCCTGATAAGGATTGGCTGAATATCAAATAACAACCTGCCGACAGCTGTGGCTCCTGCTCCCAGAGCCGTAAACACAAGCGAAAAACCCAAGGTGAAAAACAAAATGTTTATCGCCAATTGCTTTCGGGATTGGTTGCCTCCCCCACCCAAAAACGCCAGATACACCGGCAACAACGGCAACACACAAGGGGACAAAAACGCGATAATCCCAGCCAAAAAGGCCGCCGGTATGCTCATAAAGTATCATCTCCTATACCCCTAGTGGGTATAGTGTATCACTAAAGCTTAGACAGCGTCAAGACTTATTTGACGGAGTATCCCGCTTCAGTCACGGTTTGCTTAATTTCTTCTATCCGGCTGTCATCGTCAATCCTAATCTGGGCAGTATTGGCGGTCAAATCAATTTCCACCGATTCGACGCCATCCAATTGACCAATCGCGGTCTCCAAAGCCTGTTTGCAATGATTGCAGCTCATGCCCTCAATGTTTAAAGTAATTTCTTTCATTAGACTTCCCTCCGTCTTTTTGTGTAAACAAAATAGCCGATACCAATCAAAATAAAGGCAATACTAATTACCTGGGCAATCCTCAACGGCCCAAGCATCAGACTGTCTGTGCGCAATCCCTCAATAAAAAAACGGCCAATTGAGTAACCAATAAGATACATGGCAAAGACCCGGCCGGGCTGGGGCTGCTTGCGCAGATACCAGACCAGTATACCAAAAATCAGCAGATTCCACAGTGACTCATAGAGAAAGGTTGGATGCCTGTATTCTCCGGCAATATACATGGCCCAGGGAAGATCCGTTGGCGTTCCATATGCCTCCTGATTTACATAATTTGCCCACCGGCCGATTGCCTGACCTAAAATCAATGGTCCCGCTGCAATATCGACAAAGCGGAAGAAATCCATGTTTCGGCGGCGGCAAAACCAAAGGGCGACCAGTATGGCTGCCAGCACTGCTCCATGGATGGCGAGCCCGCCTTCCCATACGGCGATAATTCTTGCAGGGTCTGCCGCATAGGGCGCCCAGTTGAAGGCAACATAGTATAATCTGGCACCGATTAAAGCGACAGGCAAAACGTAAATTAGAAAATCCTCAAAAATCCCAGCAGGGTAGTCAAAGCGTTTGCCCAGTCGCCGCGCAACAAGCAAGCCAATGGCCACCGCGACAGCGATTATGATGCCGTACCAATGCACCCGCAATGGCCCCAGCTCAAAAGCAATCGGGTTAATTAGAATCGCCTCCAATGATTTCATATTTATAGCTTACTTTTGCTTTGGGTTCAATCATGTTAGATACTGAGCAATATTTGTCCAGGGATAATTCTATCGCCCGTTGAACCTTTGCGCTTTCCAGATCTCCGGAAAGCTTGTAGGTCACTTGCACCTCAGTAAAGTATCTTGGATGCTCATCCCGCCTGGTCCCTGCCACAGAAATCTTCAGACCTGAGATTGGCTGGCGCATTTTTTTTAAAGTAGAGAGCACATCGATGCCTGAACAGCCGCCAACGGCCATCAGCAACACTTCCATTGGCGAAGGACCGGACTCAATACCCGCGCCCAGGTCGATAGTAATACCCCGCTCATTAGTGGCTTCAAAAATATTGTCATTCTTTAGGGTCAAATTTACTTTCATTTACAATTCCTCCTTATTAAAACTATAAAATATTCCCGCTGCAAAAGGCCAATACTAACAACAGTTTATTTAAGGGGTGGTAATATGCTGGGCTTTCTTGTACCGCTATTGGTGGCTGCCGCCAGTGGTATGGCGATGACTTTTCAGGGGACCATCAATTCCGCGCTTTCAAAACGAATAGGTGTTGGACCGATGTCGCTGATAGTACATGTGGTCGGCACAATCCTCAGTTTATTTGTAGTCATTGCAGTCACCGGGTTTCCCAGATTGGAGGAGTTTAAAAACGTTCCCCTCTGGGCATATGCAGGTGGGATTCTCAACGTCGCTATTATCGGCGGTGTCGCCTATGCGATTGCCAGGACCGGCGCCACATTGGGAATCAGTGCAATTCTTATCGGTCAATTGACAACAGCGGTGGTCTTAGACCATCTGGGGATTTTTACATTGGAAAGAATCCCCATATCATGGGTTCGATTGGTGGGAGTTGCCTTAATGTTAATCGGCGCCCGGCTTACGATTAATAAATAATTGGTTCTTGCTTTTGCTGCTTGCTATTGTTATAATAAGTGATGTCGCTTACGACTGTCAAATGCGCCTATAGCTCAGAGGATAGAGCACCGGCCTCCGGAGCCGGGAGCCCAGGTTCGAGTCCTGGTAGGCGCACCATCTAGTTTTTTTCAACGCCAGTCGGCGTTTTTTTTGTTTCTCCCTTTTTGTAAACGTATAATTTGCCGTTGGTGTCGAGGACGGCATAGATAGTTTCATTAATTGTGCAATTTGCCTCTTTTATTAAACCCTGTTCCAGCCACTGCACGGTTTTGTCAGCCCTGGCCAAGTTTTCGGTCTGCAGTTCGCCATCAACAACTAAAGGCATCGGCAACCCCTCATAGCCGGGGTTGAGCCCTATATCCCGGGGCGTTACGGGTCGACGATCAGACTTAAGAATCACGCTCAATTTCCCATTTGTCTCCAATATTGCATATTCAACATCCTCAAGATTATGAATGCCCTGTTGTCGCAGCTGAGATATTAAATCATCAACAGCGTACCTGAGTCGCCGCATTTCCGCTTCGATGATCCGGCCTCGTTCGACAATAATACTGGGCGTGCCTTCAATAATCGCCTGTGCACGACGGCTTTTTAAGGTTATAAACGACAGGGTTATCTCCATCAGCACCAAAGTAGCAATTGGTAGCAAGCCATTAATTAACGGCTTGCTTGTGTCTTCCATGGGAATCGCCGCCAATTCGGC
This genomic window contains:
- a CDS encoding heavy-metal-associated domain-containing protein, with the protein product MKEITLNIEGMSCNHCKQALETAIGQLDGVESVEIDLTANTAQIRIDDDSRIEEIKQTVTEAGYSVK
- a CDS encoding OsmC family protein, translating into MKVNLTLKNDNIFEATNERGITIDLGAGIESGPSPMEVLLMAVGGCSGIDVLSTLKKMRQPISGLKISVAGTRRDEHPRYFTEVQVTYKLSGDLESAKVQRAIELSLDKYCSVSNMIEPKAKVSYKYEIIGGDSN
- a CDS encoding DMT family transporter, which produces MLGFLVPLLVAAASGMAMTFQGTINSALSKRIGVGPMSLIVHVVGTILSLFVVIAVTGFPRLEEFKNVPLWAYAGGILNVAIIGGVAYAIARTGATLGISAILIGQLTTAVVLDHLGIFTLERIPISWVRLVGVALMLIGARLTINK
- a CDS encoding cytochrome c biogenesis protein CcdA produces the protein MSIPAAFLAGIIAFLSPCVLPLLPVYLAFLGGGGNQSRKQLAINILFFTLGFSLVFTALGAGATAVGRLLFDIQPILIRVAGIVLVIFGLQMLGFLQFKALSHHLGINIRPARSKIGYFLFGVTLALGWTPCIGIMLASILMLAGSQETVYQGMLLLFVFSLGFAVPFYAIGLVFGTDGFGVKSRRAAFWIQRIAGVVLLIMGVLLFFNLWQVIQGLFI
- a CDS encoding DUF421 domain-containing protein, which translates into the protein MLIMFFRTVVLYSSVLFMMRLMGKREVGQLSLFDLVVAIMIAELAAIPMEDTSKPLINGLLPIATLVLMEITLSFITLKSRRAQAIIEGTPSIIVERGRIIEAEMRRLRYAVDDLISQLRQQGIHNLEDVEYAILETNGKLSVILKSDRRPVTPRDIGLNPGYEGLPMPLVVDGELQTENLARADKTVQWLEQGLIKEANCTINETIYAVLDTNGKLYVYKKGETKKTPTGVEKN
- a CDS encoding prolipoprotein diacylglyceryl transferase, whose product is MNPIAFELGPLRVHWYGIIIAVAVAIGLLVARRLGKRFDYPAGIFEDFLIYVLPVALIGARLYYVAFNWAPYAADPARIIAVWEGGLAIHGAVLAAILVALWFCRRRNMDFFRFVDIAAGPLILGQAIGRWANYVNQEAYGTPTDLPWAMYIAGEYRHPTFLYESLWNLLIFGILVWYLRKQPQPGRVFAMYLIGYSIGRFFIEGLRTDSLMLGPLRIAQVISIAFILIGIGYFVYTKRRREV